The genomic DNA TTCGAAGACGCGATTAAACTGGGCATCCACACGCAACAACAGGCTCTCGAGTGGATTGGCGCGCGTATTAAGATCAACCGGAAGCAAATGTCATACCGCCGGACCCATGTTCAGGAGGCGGTTGAGGCCATCGCATCCGTCATCATCTCCCATATCGAAGTGAAGAATATGAACTTCCGCCCTAAGGCTCTCTATGTGGCACACATGGCGCGTCGTGTGCTGATGGCCAAGAACGATGACACTCTGGTAGATGACCGTGACTACCTGGGCAACAAGCGACTGGAACTGGCTGGTCAGTTGCTGGCGCTGCTGTTTGAAGATCTATTCAAGAAGTTCTGCTTTGATATCAAGATGAATATCGACAAAGTCCTGAACAAGCGCAACCGAGCAGAGCAGTTCGATGCCTGGAGTGTCATGAGTATGCATGGTAATCACATCACCCAGGGCATGAACCGTGCCATTTCCACAGGTAACTGGAGTTTGAAGCGTTTCCGTATGGAGCGTGCCGGTGTCACCCACGTTCTGAGCAGATTGAGTTATATCGCAGCACTGGGTATGATGACCCGTATCAGCAGTCAGTTtgaaaagacaagaaaggTCAGTGGCCCTAGAGCGCTGCAACCATCCCAGTTTGGTATGCTTTGTCCAGCAGATACGCCTGAAGGTGAAGCCTGTGGTCTAGTCAAGAACTTGGCTCTCATGACACACATCACGACCAACGACGAAGAAGGCCCTGTGCGGAATTTGATTTTCATGCTTGGTGCTGAGGATATCCAAACCGTCGGTGGCAAGGAACTGTATGCGCCTGGCTGCTACACGATCTCGATCAACGGTACGCCAACGGCACTCACACGGCGCCCGAAGTACTTCCTCGAAGCCTTCCGACGACTGCGTCGGATGGGCAGAATCTCCGAGTTTGTCAGTATCTTCATCAACCACCATCAGCGGGCGGTGCATATCGCAACAGACGATGGCCGGATTTGCAGACCTCTCATCGTCGTCGAAAATTGCAAGTCCATGGTCACAGCGCACCACTTGGAGAAGCTCCGGGATGGAACAATGCAATTTGACGATTTCCTCGCGCAGGGCTTGGTGGAGTACCTGGATGTGAACGAGGAAAACGACTCGCTCATCGCCATCTACGAAAAGGACATCAGCGAGACCACGACACATCTCGAAATCGAACCGTTCACCGTCCTCGGAGCAGTCGCTGGCCTAATTCCCTACCCGCATCACAACCAGTCCCCGCGTAATACCTACCAATGTGCAATGGGTAAACAAGCCATTGGCGCCATCGCATCGAACCAGTTCCTCCGCATCGACTCGATTCTCTACCTCATGGTGTACCCACAGAAACCAATGGTCAAGTCACGGACAATCGAGCTGACAAAATACGACCACCTCCCCGCTGGGCAAAATGCCATGGTCGCGGTGATGAGTTACTCCGGTTACGATATTGAAGATGCCCTCGTCCTGAACAAGGGTTCCGTCGACCGCGGCTTCGGACGCTGCCAGGTCTACCGCAAATACGTAACAAACTTAAAGAGCTACTCAAACGGCACAAAGGACCGTCTCGACCCTCCACAGTACGAGAACGACGCACCCATCCGCAAACACGCCCTCTTGCAAAGCGACGGTCTCGCTGCCGTCGGCGAACAAGTCAACGCAGGCGAAACCTACATCAACAAATCCACTCCAGACCAAGCACACTCCTCGGGCATCACAGGCTCCGACCTAGGCCGCCCCGTCAGCTTCCAGCCAACCCCCATGACCTACAAACTGCCCGACCCTGCGCACATCGACAAGGTCATGGTCTCAGCCACCGAGGGCGAAAACCAACTCATTAAGGTCCTAACACGCCAAACCCGCCGCCCAGAAGTCGGCGATAAATTCTCCTCCCGCCATGGACAGAAGGGTGTCGTGGGTATCATCGCCGACCAATCCGATATGCCCTTCACAGACTCCGGCATCAACCCAGACATCATCATGAACCCGCACGGTTTCCCCTCCCGCATGACAGTCGGGAAAATGCTCGAGCTCGTCGCCGGAAAGGCAGGCGTGCTGGCCGGCCACCACGGCTACGGCACATGTTTCGGCGGAACACCCGTTGAAGAAACATCGCGCATCCTCGTCGAGAAGGGCTTCAGCTACGGTGGAAAGGAATACCTCACCTCCGGCATAACAGGCGAAGCACTTCCCTTCTACGTGTTTACAGGCCCAATCTACTACCAGAAACTAAAGCACATGGTCCAAGATAAGATGCACTCGCGTGCCCGCGGCCCGCGCGCAATGCTCACCCGCCAGCCCACCGAAGGACGCTCGCGAGACGGTGGTCTGCGTCTCGGAGAAATGGAACGTGACTGTCTGATCGCGTACGGAACTTCTCAACTCCTGCTCGAGCGGTTGATGATCTCGTCTGATCGCCATGAAATCGACGTCTGTGAGACGTGCGGATTCATGGGGTATCTGAACTGGTGTCAGCGATGCAAGTCGTCGCGGGGGGTGGTGAAGATGGCGATTCCGTATGCGGCCAAGTTGTTGATTCAAGAGTTGATGAGTATGAATGTTACGGCGCGGTTGAAGTTGGAGGACGAGTTTCCGGAGTCGAAGGGGCGGTAGTCTTTTGTCAGAGACAGATAAAACAAAATAGCATAGCGTGATTTTGGCGCTGGTTTGTATATATCCTTGCATTGGCGGCGATTTGGTTGGTTAGATAGAATTGACAATTGTTTGGGTGAACTCTTGTATTACTTGTAGGCCCTAATATAGTAAACAAAAGTCTAAAGAAAGAACGATAATCACAGGCAATTTATCCCAACGTCCACCATCCACCTTCTTTTAACATATATTTAAATATTCACCTTCTTCGAATCCCAAGCGACATCAGTATACTTGGTAAACTCAATAACCTCCTTGAGCGCCTGAGCATGAAACCTCTTAGCCTCACTCATCGAAAACGGCAAGTTCGACTGTTTCTGGAATCCCAGCGACAACTTATCCAACGAGATATTCAGATTCAAAAACTCATCATAATCAGCCCCCTGGAACGCCCAATCCAGCCGCTGCGGAGGCACATTCGCAGTTGACGTGATCCGAATGTTCGGATCGACGAGGAAAAACGAAAACGCCTTCGCGCCCCCAGGCTTGCTCCTGTCGATCAGCTCCAGCCCTTCGTACCGGTGCTGCACCGTGCTCGGGAACATGATCATGCGGTTCGGGAAGCAGCGGATCTTGCCTGGTTCTTGGATTGCGGGGTCGCCCACGTTTAGGCCGAAGATTTTCTTCAGCCAGACGGTGTCTTCTGGGTGG from Aspergillus chevalieri M1 DNA, chromosome 1, nearly complete sequence includes the following:
- the RET1 gene encoding DNA-directed RNA polymerase III core subunit RET1 (COG:K;~EggNog:ENOG410PG3S;~InterPro:IPR007120,IPR007121,IPR037034,IPR037033, IPR015712,IPR014724,IPR007642,IPR007641,IPR007647, IPR007646,IPR007645,IPR007644;~PFAM:PF04561,PF00562,PF04567,PF04566,PF04563, PF04565,PF04560;~go_function: GO:0003677 - DNA binding [Evidence IEA];~go_function: GO:0003899 - DNA-directed 5'-3' RNA polymerase activity [Evidence IEA];~go_function: GO:0032549 - ribonucleoside binding [Evidence IEA];~go_process: GO:0006351 - transcription, DNA-templated [Evidence IEA]), coding for MPPRRRPQASAAANAEVARNAAPGRKRPSQSKSASASQPAQAPEQQQQDGPTEKHEPYIPYPYRHRDPFDALLEPFYYNKSLTDPINTAQDKWNLLPAFLKVKGLVKQHIDSYNYFVEVQLKKIVESSSTIRSDVDHNFYIKFTDIYLGSPRRADEPQDAGFNVESTISPQECRLRDTTYAAPIRVDFEYVRGRQRVIKRGVSIGRMPVMLRSSKCVLANKTPSEMTVLNECPLDPGGYFIVNGTEKVILVQEQLSKNRIIVETDPKKEIVQASVTSSSNERKSKSYVVFKKEKLVVKHNVLSEDIPIVILLKAMGIHTDKEMMLLVAGVDKVYQEDFAINFEDAIKLGIHTQQQALEWIGARIKINRKQMSYRRTHVQEAVEAIASVIISHIEVKNMNFRPKALYVAHMARRVLMAKNDDTLVDDRDYLGNKRLELAGQLLALLFEDLFKKFCFDIKMNIDKVLNKRNRAEQFDAWSVMSMHGNHITQGMNRAISTGNWSLKRFRMERAGVTHVLSRLSYIAALGMMTRISSQFEKTRKVSGPRALQPSQFGMLCPADTPEGEACGLVKNLALMTHITTNDEEGPVRNLIFMLGAEDIQTVGGKELYAPGCYTISINGTPTALTRRPKYFLEAFRRLRRMGRISEFVSIFINHHQRAVHIATDDGRICRPLIVVENCKSMVTAHHLEKLRDGTMQFDDFLAQGLVEYLDVNEENDSLIAIYEKDISETTTHLEIEPFTVLGAVAGLIPYPHHNQSPRNTYQCAMGKQAIGAIASNQFLRIDSILYLMVYPQKPMVKSRTIELTKYDHLPAGQNAMVAVMSYSGYDIEDALVLNKGSVDRGFGRCQVYRKYVTNLKSYSNGTKDRLDPPQYENDAPIRKHALLQSDGLAAVGEQVNAGETYINKSTPDQAHSSGITGSDLGRPVSFQPTPMTYKLPDPAHIDKVMVSATEGENQLIKVLTRQTRRPEVGDKFSSRHGQKGVVGIIADQSDMPFTDSGINPDIIMNPHGFPSRMTVGKMLELVAGKAGVLAGHHGYGTCFGGTPVEETSRILVEKGFSYGGKEYLTSGITGEALPFYVFTGPIYYQKLKHMVQDKMHSRARGPRAMLTRQPTEGRSRDGGLRLGEMERDCLIAYGTSQLLLERLMISSDRHEIDVCETCGFMGYLNWCQRCKSSRGVVKMAIPYAAKLLIQELMSMNVTARLKLEDEFPESKGR